Proteins from a genomic interval of Synechococcus sp. A15-28:
- a CDS encoding chlorophyll a/b-binding protein — MTRPAFQYEQPERFGESLTTARPWNQSALTFVEGLNGRAAMVGFAAAVLGELLTGQGIVGQLTGVVRWYLELG; from the coding sequence ATGACGCGGCCGGCTTTTCAGTACGAGCAACCCGAGCGCTTCGGAGAGTCGCTCACCACGGCACGCCCCTGGAATCAGTCGGCGCTGACCTTTGTCGAGGGACTCAACGGACGTGCCGCGATGGTCGGTTTCGCGGCTGCGGTGCTTGGGGAACTGCTTACCGGCCAGGGCATCGTCGGACAACTGACCGGCGTGGTGCGTTGGTATCTGGAGCTGGGTTGA